GAGCGAACAGGGCGACGACGCCGAGGGCGGGCCCGGCCGGCCGTCTGAGCATGGAAGTGCCTCCAGGGTTGACGGATTCCTGCAGTCCGCCGACACCCTCCCCGCTCGTTGTTACGGATCACCGCGTCCGCGCTTGACGTGAACCCGCCATGTCCACTCCTCGCCAGCGGGTGCCGGACAGGGACTTAGGTCCCGGCAGGGGTGGTGACCGGTCCTCCTTCGCTCCGGGAACGGTCCACTTTCGAGGACTGCCCCGGGCAGGGCCCGGAAGTGAAGGTGGATTCACCAGGCCGGGAGCCACCCCGGCACTGCACCCCGCACCCCCCACGTAAGGAATCCCGCATGTCCTTCGCCCTTGCCGCCCCCGCCCGCCGCACCCGTGTCCTCGCCGGCTTCGTTGTCGCCGGGGCCTCCGCTTCCCTCGTGGCCACGGCGATCCCCGCAGCTGCGGCCCCGGCCGCCAAGAGCAAGGGCTCCGCTCCGGTCGAGGCCGACCTCGGCACCGGCTACCGCACCCCGGGCGGCTGGGCCGCCGGCTACCACACCGGCATCGACTTCCCGGTCTCGTCGGGTACGAAGATCAAGGCCGTGAACGCCGGCACCGTCGTCACGTCGGGCTGGCAGGGCTCGTACGGCAATGCTGTGATCATCAAGCACAAGGACGGCGTGTACACCCTCTCCGCCCATCTGACCTCGACCTCTGTTTCCGCAGGTCAGAAGGTCAAGGCCGGTCAGAAGATCGGGCTGTCCGGGACCACTGGAAACTCGACCGGACCGCACCTCCACTTCGAGGCCCGCTCCAGCAACAGCTACGGCGCCCACGTCGACCCGGTCGCCTACCTCAAGCGCATCGGCGTCAACCTGTAAGGCGTCCGGTCCGCAGAGTTCTCCAGTAAATCGGTGGCCTTGTTCCACCGGGCGGGGTTATGGTTCTGATCGTTCCGGGGCGTGCACGTGTGCCGCACCCGGAGTGATCGTGCCGGTTCGTCGAGAAGCAGGAGGTGGATTGTGATGACTGTCAACGTGACGGGCGTTGCCCGCGTTCAGGAGTTCATCATCGTTTCCATCCCTGTGGTCTCCGGCTGACACCTCTTCTTCGCCGGGACCGCCCTTTGAAGGGTTTCCCGCGTTGTCCAACGCTTCGTTCCACACGTCTTCTCTCTCCTCCACCACCGCTCAGCACCCCCTCGCCGCGCACGGCTGGGACCAGGGCTGGGCCGACGCTTTCTCCCCGTACGCCGAGCAGGGCCTGGTGCCCGGCCGTGTCGTACGGGTCGACCGCGGCCAGTGCGACGTCATCACTCCCGACGGGCTCGTACGGGCCGACACCGAATTCGTGGTGCCGCGCGACCCGATGAAGGTCGTGTGCACCGGTGACTGGTGCGCCGTCGACCGGGCCGGGGATCCCCGGTACGTAAGGACGCTGCTGCCGCGGCGTACCGCCTTCGTCCGCTCCACGTCGTCCAAGCGCTCCGAGGGCCAGATCCTCGCGGCCAACGTCGACCACGCGATCATCGCGGTCTCGCTCGCCGTCGAGCTCGACCTCGGCCGCATCGAGCGCTTCCTCGCCCTGGCCTGGGAGTCGGGCGCCCAGCCGCTGGTCGTGCTCACCAAGGCGGACCTGGTGCCGGACGCCACCGGACTCTCGTACCTCGTCGAGGACGTCGAGACCGCGGCTCCCGGTGTGCAGGTGCTGCCCGTCAGTTCGGCCACCGGGGACGGGGTCGACGTACTCGGCGCGATCGTCGGCGGCGGTACGAGCGTGCTGCTCGGCGTCTCCGGCGCCGGGAAGTCCACCCTCGCCAACGCCCTGCTCGGCGAGCAGGTCATGGAGGTGCAGGCCACCCGTGACGCCGACGGCAAGGGCCGGCACACCACCACCACCCGCAACCTCCTGGTGATGCCCTCCGGGGGCGTGCTCATCGACACCCCCGGGCTGCGCGGCGTCGGGCTCTGGGACGCCGAGACCGGGGTCGGTCAGGTGTTCTCCGAGATCGAGGAGTTCGCCGCCGAGTGCCGGTTCCACGACTGCGCCCACGAGGCGGAGCCGGGGTGCGCGGTGCTCGCTGCCCTCGACGACGGTGTGCTGCCCGTGCGCCGTCTGGAGAGCTACCGCAAGCTGCTCCGCGAGAACCAGCGCATCGTCGCCAAGACCGACGCCCGGATGCGCGCCGAGATCCGCAAGGACTGGAAGGCGAAGGGCGCGGAGGGGCGGGCCGCCATGGAGGCCAAGCGCGGCAAGGTCCGCAAGCCGTGACGCGGTGAGCGCGGTGTCCGATTCCCGCCAGTCGGAGCGCGTGCGCTGTCGCACACTGGACTCGTGATGATGGACGACGAGACCAGTTACGAAGCGGTGAGCAGCCGCGACGCGCGCTTCGACGGGGAGTTCTTCTTCGCCGTGAAGACCACGGGGATCTACTGCCGGCCGAGTTGCCCGGCCGTGACCCCCAAGCGCAAGAACGTCTGTTTCTACCCGACCGCGGCGGCGGCCCAGGGCTCCGGCTTCCGGGCCTGCCGCCGCTGCCGCCCCGACGCCGTACCGGGGTCGGCCGCATGGAACGTACGGGCCGACACCGTCGGCCGGGCCATGCGCATGATCAGCGACGGTGTCGTCGACCGCGAAGGCGTACCGGGGCTCGCAGGGCGGCTCGGCTACAGCGCCCGCCAGGTGCAGCGTCAGCTGACGGCGGAGGTCGGCGCCGGTCCCGTCGCCCTCGCCCGCGCCCAACGGGCGCACACCGCACGGCTGTTGCTGCAGACCACCGCACTGCCCGTCACGGAGATCGTCTTTGCGGCGGGTTTCGCCAGCGTGAGGCAGTTCAACGACACGATCCGGCAGATCTACGCCCGTACGCCCACTGAGTTGCGCGCCGAGTCCGCCACCCCGGCCGTCCTGACGGCCGCCGGTGTTCCGCTGCGGCTCGCCTACCGGGGCGCCTACGCCCGCCGCGAGACCTTCGACCTGCTCGCCGGCGAGGTGATCGCTGGCATCGAGGAGATCGTCGGGGAACCCGGCGCCCGAACCTACCGGCGCACCCTGCGGCTCCCGTACGGCTCGGGGATCGCCGCCGTCGACGAGAAGTCCGGCGGGCGCTGGCTGGAGGCGCGGCTCCACCTCACCGATCTGCGCGATCTCACCACCGCCGTACAGCGCCTGCGCCGCCTCCTCGACCTCGACGCCGACCCGTACGCCATCGACGAACGCCTCGGCGTCGACCCCCGCCTCGCCCCGCTGGTCGCGGCCAGGCCCGGACTGCGGTCGCCCGGCACCGCCGACCCTGAAGAGTTCGCCGTACGGGCGATCCTGGGGCGCGAGGCCGCCGGGCGGCTGGTGGAGAGCCGCGGGAAAGTCCTCGACCGCCCCTGCGGCGGGCTCACCCACCTCTTCCCCGAGGCGGGCGAACTCGGTCTGCTCGGGGGCGTACGGCTGGACCCCGGGGCCGACCGAGACGAGGCGGAAGCGGCGCTGCTCGCCCTGGACGGGGTGAGCGCGGAGACCGCCGCGCTGATCCGGATGCGGGCCCTCGGCGACCCCGACGTCGCACTCGGGGGCGAGGGCGACGACGAGGCGTGGCGGCCGTGGCGGTCGTACGCCGTACGGCATCTCACGCTTGGTCGAGACCCCAGCTGTGAATCTTGAGCGGGTGGATGCGGATGAGCTCCTCGCTGAAGTGCGGCCCCAACTCGTGCGGCCCGGTGAGCAGTTCGGCCTCGCCGCGGATCTCCACACCGCGCACGGTCCACGGCTTGAGGCTCACCACGTCGTCGACGACCAGGGCGACCTTCGGGTTGGCCTGGAGGTTGCGCCACTTCTTAGTTGTCCCCAGGGCATAGCCGCCGATCAGGACGGTGCCGTCGTCCTGCGGGAAGAAACCGACCGGATTGGCCTGCGGCTGCCCCTTGGGGTCGACCGTCGCCAGGCGTCCCAGTCGCTGGGACGTGAGGTACGCGCGTTCCGCCTCGCTGAATTCGCTCATGCGGCCAGCATCGCGCGCGTACCCCTCTCCGCGCATCGGAGATCGGTCCTAGGACTTCAGGCTCAGGCCGGCAGCCCCCACGCGGGCGCGGGCGCGTTCGGCGTCACCGGGCGGATCGTGAGGTCGGGGCGGTCGCCCGCCGCCGTGATCAGCGCGGACTCGCCCCTTCGGAGCTCGATGCGGACGGTCGCGTCGCCCA
The sequence above is drawn from the Streptomyces sp. NBC_01465 genome and encodes:
- the rsgA gene encoding ribosome small subunit-dependent GTPase A; translation: MSNASFHTSSLSSTTAQHPLAAHGWDQGWADAFSPYAEQGLVPGRVVRVDRGQCDVITPDGLVRADTEFVVPRDPMKVVCTGDWCAVDRAGDPRYVRTLLPRRTAFVRSTSSKRSEGQILAANVDHAIIAVSLAVELDLGRIERFLALAWESGAQPLVVLTKADLVPDATGLSYLVEDVETAAPGVQVLPVSSATGDGVDVLGAIVGGGTSVLLGVSGAGKSTLANALLGEQVMEVQATRDADGKGRHTTTTRNLLVMPSGGVLIDTPGLRGVGLWDAETGVGQVFSEIEEFAAECRFHDCAHEAEPGCAVLAALDDGVLPVRRLESYRKLLRENQRIVAKTDARMRAEIRKDWKAKGAEGRAAMEAKRGKVRKP
- a CDS encoding M23 family metallopeptidase, with protein sequence MSFALAAPARRTRVLAGFVVAGASASLVATAIPAAAAPAAKSKGSAPVEADLGTGYRTPGGWAAGYHTGIDFPVSSGTKIKAVNAGTVVTSGWQGSYGNAVIIKHKDGVYTLSAHLTSTSVSAGQKVKAGQKIGLSGTTGNSTGPHLHFEARSSNSYGAHVDPVAYLKRIGVNL
- a CDS encoding DNA-3-methyladenine glycosylase 2 family protein, whose translation is MDDETSYEAVSSRDARFDGEFFFAVKTTGIYCRPSCPAVTPKRKNVCFYPTAAAAQGSGFRACRRCRPDAVPGSAAWNVRADTVGRAMRMISDGVVDREGVPGLAGRLGYSARQVQRQLTAEVGAGPVALARAQRAHTARLLLQTTALPVTEIVFAAGFASVRQFNDTIRQIYARTPTELRAESATPAVLTAAGVPLRLAYRGAYARRETFDLLAGEVIAGIEEIVGEPGARTYRRTLRLPYGSGIAAVDEKSGGRWLEARLHLTDLRDLTTAVQRLRRLLDLDADPYAIDERLGVDPRLAPLVAARPGLRSPGTADPEEFAVRAILGREAAGRLVESRGKVLDRPCGGLTHLFPEAGELGLLGGVRLDPGADRDEAEAALLALDGVSAETAALIRMRALGDPDVALGGEGDDEAWRPWRSYAVRHLTLGRDPSCES
- a CDS encoding PPOX class F420-dependent oxidoreductase, which translates into the protein MSEFSEAERAYLTSQRLGRLATVDPKGQPQANPVGFFPQDDGTVLIGGYALGTTKKWRNLQANPKVALVVDDVVSLKPWTVRGVEIRGEAELLTGPHELGPHFSEELIRIHPLKIHSWGLDQA